Proteins encoded within one genomic window of Choristoneura fumiferana chromosome 28, NRCan_CFum_1, whole genome shotgun sequence:
- the fj gene encoding four-jointed box kinase has translation MDNYTVDDEKSAIYINKMAERLPTLKEIRTTNDNIIDFKNLYPISNIAYNHFGLKEDLKRRMKKDQKWYNLCFISVCISFIFGLAIGVILMKSQTVHINRVTVNTSRDLRTLNSLKDEKTDLEKLDMYASVTLAENHKYNKDVYPKTLTEDMKEILKDNKSHHRHVISNILNKTYVPSDQTVLYDNIYWGPEVEDNMPQGYGENTGELWEEYVDQSEVVKMKPGCGRMQNRLVVFKDGVQACVRYRQNTDQIQGEIFSFYVAKLMNLTNLAPSVLKVVDLKDKLWSNVASDIVAAQWNANRAVVLTQYIPSLESATIPDIFKPANRHLNKHDVLSMTLKENETATKEILIEKIKAKTVKAKKVDSFDHIDVQLNKKSIDVFVELAQWSDLIIFDYLTANLDRIVNNLFNYQWNVNIMDGPAHNLARKMDSGLLLFLDNESGLLHGYRLLKKYNVYHSLMLDNLCVFRKTTIDSLKRLHEIQGVGVKLSDLFHKKNSAVIRDILPPLPEKNAKILHERIGKVLSQVEKCEKMFSNR, from the coding sequence ATGGACAACTACACAGTAGACGACGAAAAGTCAGCTATTTAcataaacaaaatggcggaaaGGCTGCCTACTTTAAAAGAAATCAGAACAACTAATGACAATATTATAGACTTCAAGAATCTTTATCCAATATCTAACATAGCATATAACCATTTCGGTCTCAAAGAAGATTTGAAGAGAAGAATGAAGAAGGACCAAAAGTGGTATAACTTATGCTTCATCAGTGTCTGCATAAGCTTCATATTTGGTCTAGCGATAGGAGTAATACTTATGAAATCTCAAACAGTTCATATTAATAGAGTAACCGTCAATACCAGTAGAGATTTAAGAACATTAAATTCCTTAAAAGACGAAAAGACTGATCTTGAAAAACTTGATATGTACGCGTCAGTAACTTTAGCAGAAAACCATAAATATAACAAAGATGTTTATCCTAAAACATTAACAGAAGATATGAAGGAGATATTGAAGGATAACAAATCACACCATAGACATGTTAtatctaatattttaaacaaaacctACGTTCCTAGTGATCAGACTGTGCTATACGACAACATATACTGGGGTCCTGAAGTTGAAGATAATATGCCACAGGGATACGGGGAGAACACAGGAGAGTTATGGGAAGAATATGTAGATCAAAGTGAAGTGGTTAAGATGAAGCCGGGGTGTGGAAGGATGCAGAATAGGCTGGTTGTATTCAAGGATGGAGTGCAAGCTTGTGTGAGATACAGGCAGAATACGGATCAAATACAAGGAGAGATCTTCAGTTTCTATGTGGCGAAGTTGATGAATTTGACAAATTTGGCGCCGTCAGTCCTGAAAGTAGTAGATTTGAAGGATAAACTGTGGAGCAATGTCGCTTCTGATATAGTAGCGGCGCAATGGAACGCTAACAGAGCTGTAGTACTCACTCAATATATACCTAGCTTAGAATCTGCGACGATACCAGACATATTCAAACCTGCGAACCGACATTTAAACAAACATGATGTTTTAAGTATGACTTTAAAAGAAAACGAAACAGCGACTAAAGAAATTTTAATAGAAAAGATAAAAGCGAAGACTGTTAAGGCGAAGAAAGTTGATAGTTTTGACCATATCGATGTTCAGTTGAATAAGAAAAGCATTGATGTTTTTGTTGAGCTTGCTCAGTGGTCTGATCTCATTATATTTGATTATCTAACAGCTAATCTAGATAGGATTGTTAATAATCTATTCAATTACCAATGGAATGTTAATATTATGGATGGTCCTGCGCATAATTTGGCTCGCAAAATGGACAGTGGTCTACTTCTTTTCCTAGACAATGAATCAGGACTCTTACATGGTTATAGACTTTTGAAGAAATACAATGTGTATCATAGTTTGATGTTAGATAACTTATGTGTGTTTAGGAAAACGACGATAGACTCTTTGAAGAGATTGCATGAGATCCAAGGGGTGGGGGTGAAGTTAAGTGATTTATTTCATAAGAAGAATAGTGCAGTGATTAGGGATATTCTTCCTCCGTTGCCGGAGAAGAATGCTAAGATTCTCCACGAGAGAATAGGGAAAGTTTTGAGCCAAGTCGAGAAATGTGAGAAGATGTTTTCTAATAGGTAA